From Myotis daubentonii chromosome 15, mMyoDau2.1, whole genome shotgun sequence, one genomic window encodes:
- the C15H19orf85 gene encoding uncharacterized protein C19orf85 homolog, which yields MHPGAPTAPGVSEPSPRELCAFVSGAAAHMLRALHPRRTRPPKRRPNHRRFLHNQICRQFARIEAATQRLALSILSQEAPPRRPAPRGPPPPPPSPFLGVARAVAPTEAPRAGPRLSLAALEASSLDRIRSIALSPEPPSVPADLSHHAEGQPDPRQPLPPCDPLRLPLPPCDPLRLPLQPWAELLAPEGAWVGRWEVTPCAHHSQGVPDGWGACFP from the exons ATGCACCCCGGggcccccacagcccctggaGTTTCGGAGCCCAGCCCCCGGGAGCTGTGTGCCTTTGTGAGCGGGGCGGCCGCCCACATGCTGCGCGCCCTGCACCCCCGGCGGACCCGGCCCCCCAAGAGGAGGCCCAACCACAGGCGGTTCCTGCACAATCAGATCTGCAG GCAGTTTGCCAGGATTGAGGCTGCCACCCAGCGCCTGGCCCTGTCCATCCTGTCCCAGGAGGCGCCTCCCCGGAGACCGGCGCCCCGGGgcccgcccccgccgcctccATCCCCCTTCCTGGGCGTGGCCCGCGCCGTGGCCCCCACCGAGGCGCCCCGGGCTGGCCCCCGCCTGAGCCTGGCCGCGCTGGAGGCCTCCAGCCTGGACCGCATCCGGAGCATCGCACTCTCCCCGGAGCCGCCCTCGGTGCCCGCCGACCTTTCCCACCACGCAgagggccagccagaccccaggcag cccctgcctccctgcgACCCCctgcgcctgccgctgcctcccTGCGaccccctgcgcctgcccctgcaACCCT gggctgagctccTGGCCCCTGAGGGCGcctgggtgggcaggtgggaggtgacGCCTTGTGCTCACCATTCTCAGGGGGTCCCCGATGGCTGGGGGGCCTGCTTCCCATGA